A genomic window from Terrisporobacter glycolicus ATCC 14880 = DSM 1288 includes:
- a CDS encoding YbaB/EbfC family nucleoid-associated protein — MAKKGFGGMPGNMNNILKQAQKMQENMQKMQEELESKEVEASVGGGAVTVKVNGKKEVIDIAIKPEVVDPDDIEMLQDLVLSAVNEALRKVDDMQQNQMSKVTGGMNIPGLF, encoded by the coding sequence ATGGCTAAAAAAGGATTTGGTGGAATGCCAGGAAACATGAATAACATACTAAAGCAAGCTCAAAAAATGCAAGAAAATATGCAAAAGATGCAAGAAGAGTTAGAATCAAAGGAAGTTGAGGCTTCAGTAGGTGGTGGAGCTGTTACAGTTAAAGTTAATGGTAAAAAAGAAGTTATAGATATAGCTATAAAACCAGAGGTAGTAGATCCAGATGATATAGAAATGTTACAAGATTTAGTACTAAGTGCAGTTAATGAAGCGTTAAGAAAAGTTGATGATATGCAACAAAATCAAATGAGTAAGGTTACTGGAGGAATGAATATTCCAGGATTATTCTAG
- the recR gene encoding recombination mediator RecR, which produces MQIYTEPINRLIEEFSKLPGVGRKTAQRLAFHVINMNNNDVESLSKAILDAKREIKYCSICCNISDQEICSMCSNKNRDASVICVVEDPRDVAAMERTKEFKGQYHVLHGVISPMDGIGPDMIRIRELITRLANQDVKELIMATNPTIEGEATAMYISRLVKPMGIKVTRIAHGLPVGGDLEYADEVTISKALEGRREI; this is translated from the coding sequence ATGCAAATTTATACAGAGCCTATTAATAGGCTTATAGAGGAGTTTTCTAAACTACCAGGAGTAGGAAGGAAAACAGCGCAAAGGTTAGCTTTTCATGTTATAAATATGAATAACAATGATGTAGAGTCTTTATCAAAAGCGATATTAGATGCAAAAAGAGAAATAAAATATTGTTCAATTTGCTGTAATATATCAGATCAAGAAATATGTAGTATGTGTTCTAATAAAAATAGAGATGCTAGTGTCATATGTGTAGTAGAAGATCCTAGAGATGTTGCTGCTATGGAAAGAACTAAAGAGTTCAAAGGTCAGTATCATGTACTTCATGGAGTAATATCTCCTATGGATGGTATAGGACCAGATATGATAAGAATTAGAGAGTTGATTACTAGATTAGCAAATCAAGATGTGAAAGAGTTAATAATGGCAACTAATCCAACTATAGAAGGTGAAGCTACGGCTATGTACATATCGAGACTTGTTAAACCTATGGGAATAAAAGTCACAAGAATAGCTCATGGTTTGCCTGTAGGTGGAGATTTAGAATATGCTGATGAAGTGACCATTTCGAAAGCGTTAGAAGGTAGAAGAGAAATATAA
- a CDS encoding MGDG synthase family glycosyltransferase: MQKKVLIMSASTGGGHNRAARAIKEELTNKSINGITIDCEIIDSLKIVNGTMDKLISRGYEKSAKYTPKAWGGVYKLTESSLVSKNEFKDNPLTSLISRKLKKLVENKKPDLIIGTHPFPMIALSTLKKHSQLYANSESITFTESLHKYYKNLDIPPLVTVLTDYTTHSAYIQNEISYYIAGHEYVKELLIEDGIDKDKIKAYGIPVEKSFLSHRDREIVLSELNLDPSKFTVLLMGGSFGAGSIKDTLAELISIDRDFQIIVITGRNKSLKEKLEKILAADEDKIKKKICVLGFTDKMNDLLASVDILVSKPGGLTTTESLLKEVPMIVPYFIPGQEEENLDFLSNCGASLRTSKKYSLSVLLKVLIDDPKRIEMTKENIRAIKKLNASQDIAKLAFDILSRD; encoded by the coding sequence ATGCAGAAAAAAGTTTTAATAATGTCAGCTTCCACTGGTGGTGGTCACAATAGAGCAGCGAGAGCCATAAAAGAAGAATTAACTAACAAATCAATTAATGGTATAACTATTGATTGTGAAATCATCGATAGTTTAAAAATAGTTAATGGAACTATGGATAAACTAATATCTAGAGGCTATGAAAAATCAGCTAAATATACACCTAAAGCTTGGGGTGGTGTTTATAAGTTAACCGAAAGTAGCCTAGTATCTAAAAACGAATTCAAAGATAACCCTTTAACTTCTTTAATATCTAGGAAATTAAAAAAGTTAGTAGAAAATAAAAAACCAGATTTAATCATAGGTACTCATCCTTTTCCTATGATAGCGCTTAGTACTTTAAAGAAACATTCTCAACTTTATGCTAATTCAGAATCAATTACTTTTACTGAAAGTCTACATAAATATTATAAAAATTTAGATATTCCACCTCTTGTAACAGTTTTAACTGATTACACAACTCATTCTGCATATATACAAAATGAGATTAGTTATTATATTGCGGGACATGAATATGTAAAAGAACTATTAATTGAAGATGGCATTGATAAGGATAAAATTAAAGCGTACGGTATACCTGTTGAAAAATCATTCTTATCACATAGAGATAGAGAAATTGTATTATCAGAACTTAATTTAGATCCAAGTAAATTTACAGTTCTTTTAATGGGAGGTAGCTTCGGTGCAGGCAGTATAAAAGACACACTTGCTGAATTAATTTCTATTGATAGAGATTTCCAAATCATAGTTATAACTGGAAGAAATAAATCTTTAAAAGAGAAACTAGAAAAGATCTTAGCTGCTGATGAAGATAAGATCAAAAAGAAAATATGTGTACTTGGATTTACAGATAAAATGAATGATTTACTAGCATCAGTAGATATATTAGTTTCTAAGCCAGGAGGGCTTACTACTACTGAGTCTTTATTAAAAGAAGTTCCTATGATTGTCCCTTATTTCATTCCTGGTCAAGAGGAAGAAAATTTAGACTTCCTTTCTAATTGCGGTGCTTCGTTAAGAACATCTAAAAAATATTCTTTAAGCGTACTATTAAAAGTTCTTATTGATGACCCAAAGAGAATCGAAATGACTAAAGAAAACATAAGAGCTATAAAAAAACTTAATGCATCGCAAGATATTGCTAAGTTAGCCTTTGATATACTATCGAGAGATTAA